The proteins below come from a single Rhizobium tropici CIAT 899 genomic window:
- a CDS encoding VOC family protein — protein MPLGRITLYVRDVEATISFYEKHFGFKPLRLEGDRIVELLARDGGANLLIHPAGKAQKMGQVLVKLVFDVEHVEAFRAQCAEEGLEFGPVHQADGYVFANAKDPSGNPIAISSRAFRLKSGGDEPPPPEDVDQT, from the coding sequence ATGCCGCTCGGCAGAATCACTCTCTACGTCCGCGATGTCGAAGCGACGATCAGCTTTTACGAGAAGCATTTTGGGTTCAAGCCACTCCGTCTGGAGGGCGATCGGATTGTTGAGCTGCTCGCGCGGGATGGCGGTGCCAATCTGCTGATCCATCCGGCGGGCAAGGCGCAGAAAATGGGCCAGGTGCTGGTCAAGCTGGTCTTCGACGTCGAGCACGTCGAAGCTTTCCGCGCTCAGTGCGCGGAAGAGGGACTGGAGTTCGGCCCCGTGCACCAGGCCGACGGCTATGTCTTCGCCAATGCCAAAGACCCCTCGGGAAACCCCATAGCCATTTCCAGCCGCGCGTTTCGGCTGAAATCGGGAGGCGATGAACCACCGCCTCCCGAAGATGTCGATCAAACGTAA
- the xylA gene encoding xylose isomerase: protein MSTGFFGDISKVKYEGPDSTNPLAFRYYNKDEVVAGKRMEDHLRFAVAYWHTFTWPGGDPFGGQTFLRPWFNETMEAAKLKADVAFEFFTLLGAPYYCFHDADVRPEGKNFAENTKNLNEIVDYFAKKQADTGVKLLWGTANLFSNRRFMSGAATNPDPDVFAFSAATVKTCLDATHKLGGENYVLWGGREGYETLLNTDLKRELDQLGRFLNLVVEYKHKIGFKGTILIEPKPQEPTKHQYDYDVATVYGFLKKYGLENEVKVNIEQGHAILAGHSFEHELALANALGIFGSIDMNRNDYQSGWDTDQFPNNVPEMTLAYYQVLAGGGFKSGGTNFDAKLRRQSLDPEDLLIGHIGGMDCCARGLKAAAKMIEDKALSKPLADRYAGWDSAEGQKLLRGEYSLDQIAQWVETKDVNPQPKSGKQELLENIVNRYV, encoded by the coding sequence ATGAGCACCGGATTTTTTGGTGATATCAGCAAGGTAAAATACGAAGGCCCGGACAGCACCAATCCGCTCGCCTTCCGCTATTACAACAAGGACGAAGTCGTCGCCGGCAAGCGCATGGAAGACCATCTGCGTTTCGCCGTCGCCTACTGGCACACCTTCACCTGGCCGGGCGGCGATCCCTTTGGTGGCCAGACCTTCCTTCGCCCCTGGTTCAACGAGACGATGGAAGCCGCCAAGCTGAAGGCCGACGTCGCCTTCGAATTCTTCACCCTGCTCGGCGCTCCCTACTACTGCTTCCACGACGCCGACGTGCGTCCGGAAGGCAAGAATTTTGCCGAGAACACCAAGAACCTCAACGAGATCGTCGACTACTTCGCCAAGAAGCAGGCCGATACTGGCGTAAAGCTGCTCTGGGGCACGGCAAACCTCTTCTCCAACCGCCGTTTCATGTCGGGCGCTGCGACCAATCCTGATCCGGATGTCTTCGCCTTCTCAGCTGCGACCGTGAAGACCTGCCTCGACGCTACCCATAAGCTCGGCGGCGAAAACTACGTTCTCTGGGGTGGCCGCGAAGGTTATGAGACGTTGCTCAACACTGACCTGAAGCGTGAGCTTGATCAGTTGGGCCGCTTCCTCAATCTCGTCGTCGAGTACAAGCACAAGATCGGCTTCAAGGGCACGATCCTCATCGAGCCGAAGCCGCAGGAGCCCACCAAGCATCAGTATGACTACGACGTTGCCACCGTCTACGGCTTCCTCAAGAAGTACGGCCTCGAAAACGAAGTGAAGGTCAATATCGAGCAGGGCCATGCGATCCTCGCCGGCCATTCCTTCGAGCATGAGCTGGCGCTTGCCAATGCGCTCGGCATCTTCGGCTCGATCGACATGAACCGCAACGACTATCAGTCCGGCTGGGATACCGACCAGTTCCCGAACAATGTTCCGGAAATGACGCTGGCCTATTACCAGGTGCTGGCAGGCGGCGGCTTCAAGTCCGGCGGCACGAACTTCGACGCCAAGCTGCGCCGCCAGTCGCTCGATCCGGAAGATCTGCTCATCGGCCATATCGGCGGCATGGATTGCTGCGCCCGCGGTTTGAAGGCTGCTGCCAAGATGATCGAGGACAAGGCGCTCTCCAAGCCGCTCGCCGACCGCTACGCCGGCTGGGATTCGGCCGAGGGCCAGAAGCTGCTGCGCGGCGAATATTCGCTCGATCAGATCGCTCAGTGGGTCGAGACCAAGGACGTCAACCCGCAGCCGAAGTCCGGTAAGCAGGAACTGCTGGAAAACATCGTCAATCGTTACGTTTGA
- the xylB gene encoding xylulokinase gives MYLGLDLGTSGVKAMLIDGNQKIIGSANGGLDVSRPHPGWSEQDPAHWIRATEEAVAGLKAAHPKELAAVRGIGLSGQMHGATLLDANDKVLRPCILWNDTRSYHEAAALDANTRFRALTGNIVFPGFTAPKLAWVAKHEPEIFARVRWVLLPKDYLRLWLTGEHMSEMSDSAGTSWLDTGKRKWSSELLAATNLDERQMPTLVEGTEVAGKLRGELASKWGIGGDVVVAGGAGDNAASACGMGTVSHGAAFVSLGTSGVLFAANGSYLPKPESAVHAFCHALPNTWHQMGVILSATDALNWHSHVTGKSAAELTAELGETLKAPTSVTFLPYLSGERTPHNDATIRGAFIGLGHESGRAVLTQAVLEGVSFAIRDNLEALRSAGTDIARVTAIGGGSRSRYWLASIATALGVPVDLPADGDFGAAFGAARLGLIAATGADPVAVCTPPRMAGTIDPVASLTDAYADAYKRYRAVYPAIKPLSGH, from the coding sequence ATGTATTTGGGTCTCGATCTCGGAACGTCCGGCGTCAAAGCGATGCTGATCGACGGCAATCAGAAGATCATCGGCTCCGCCAATGGCGGGCTCGACGTATCGCGTCCGCATCCCGGCTGGTCCGAGCAGGATCCCGCGCATTGGATCCGCGCGACGGAAGAAGCCGTTGCCGGACTGAAGGCCGCACATCCGAAGGAGCTGGCAGCCGTGCGCGGCATCGGCCTTTCCGGCCAGATGCATGGCGCAACGCTGCTCGATGCCAATGACAAGGTGCTGCGTCCCTGCATTCTCTGGAACGACACGCGCAGCTATCACGAGGCTGCCGCGCTCGATGCTAACACGCGCTTCCGGGCATTGACGGGCAATATCGTCTTTCCCGGCTTCACGGCGCCGAAGCTCGCTTGGGTCGCCAAGCATGAGCCGGAAATTTTCGCTAGAGTGCGTTGGGTGCTGCTGCCGAAGGATTATCTGCGACTTTGGCTCACTGGCGAGCACATGTCGGAAATGTCCGACTCGGCCGGCACGTCCTGGCTCGATACCGGCAAGCGCAAATGGTCCTCAGAGCTGCTGGCCGCGACCAATCTTGATGAGAGGCAGATGCCGACGCTGGTGGAAGGCACCGAAGTTGCGGGCAAGCTGCGTGGCGAGTTGGCCTCGAAATGGGGTATCGGCGGCGATGTCGTCGTTGCCGGCGGGGCAGGGGATAACGCAGCTTCGGCCTGCGGCATGGGCACGGTGAGCCATGGTGCGGCCTTCGTTTCGCTCGGAACGTCTGGCGTCCTCTTCGCCGCCAACGGCTCCTATCTGCCGAAGCCGGAAAGCGCCGTTCATGCCTTCTGCCACGCGCTGCCCAACACCTGGCATCAGATGGGCGTCATTCTCTCGGCAACCGATGCGCTCAACTGGCATTCGCATGTGACAGGCAAGTCCGCCGCCGAACTCACCGCCGAGCTTGGTGAGACGCTGAAGGCGCCGACCAGCGTAACCTTCCTTCCCTATCTCTCGGGCGAGCGCACGCCGCACAATGACGCGACGATCCGCGGCGCCTTCATCGGTCTCGGCCATGAAAGCGGCCGCGCCGTGTTGACCCAGGCCGTGCTCGAAGGCGTGTCCTTCGCCATTCGCGACAATCTCGAAGCGCTGCGCTCTGCCGGCACGGATATTGCGCGCGTAACCGCCATCGGTGGCGGCTCGCGTTCGCGCTACTGGCTGGCCTCGATCGCCACCGCGCTCGGCGTGCCCGTCGATCTGCCGGCGGACGGCGATTTCGGCGCCGCTTTCGGTGCCGCCCGTCTCGGCCTGATTGCCGCGACGGGCGCCGATCCGGTCGCTGTCTGCACCCCGCCGCGGATGGCCGGCACGATCGATCCGGTTGCGTCGCTGACGGATGCTTATGCGGATGCCTACAAGCGCTACCGGGCGGTTTATCCGGCGATCAAGCCGCTGTCGGGACACTGA
- a CDS encoding LacI family DNA-binding transcriptional regulator yields MRPTVHDIAAAAGVSLATVDRVLNQRPGVRLVTREKVEAAIRQIGYIRDVAAANLAKSRVYPLVFVVPTGDNSFMHGLRFEVHQATLRASIERTDIRIVEVPPFDVSALVAALDALQGQDIAGVALVATDAPEVRAAVGRLVSERIPVITLVSDLTDSTRHHYAGIDNIAAGRTAARLLGRFLGGREGDLTVLAGSMLVRDHRERLQGFSAVMAEEFPKLRLLPVLEGRDDPERARSLVSKALSENKDIIGIYSLGAGNRGLIAALKAVRPERELTVVVHELTRHTRAALLDGTIDAVLNQDAGHEVRSAIRVMKATADGQAVIADQERIRLDIFLKDNLP; encoded by the coding sequence ATGAGACCGACTGTGCATGACATCGCCGCCGCTGCGGGCGTCAGCCTCGCCACGGTGGACCGAGTCCTGAACCAGCGTCCGGGTGTGCGGCTGGTAACGCGGGAGAAGGTGGAAGCCGCGATCCGGCAAATCGGCTATATCCGCGATGTCGCAGCTGCCAATCTGGCCAAGAGCCGGGTCTATCCTCTCGTTTTCGTCGTGCCGACGGGCGACAATTCCTTCATGCACGGGCTGCGATTCGAAGTGCATCAGGCAACCTTGCGGGCCAGCATAGAGCGCACGGACATCCGCATCGTCGAGGTGCCACCATTCGATGTGTCGGCGCTGGTCGCGGCGCTGGACGCCTTGCAGGGGCAGGATATCGCCGGTGTCGCTCTCGTGGCAACCGACGCGCCGGAAGTCAGGGCCGCCGTCGGCCGTCTCGTGTCGGAGCGTATTCCCGTCATAACGCTGGTCTCGGATCTTACCGATTCCACCCGCCATCACTATGCGGGTATCGACAATATTGCCGCCGGACGGACTGCCGCACGGCTGCTCGGGCGGTTCCTTGGCGGTCGTGAAGGCGATCTTACCGTTCTCGCCGGCTCGATGCTGGTGCGCGACCATCGCGAGCGCCTGCAGGGCTTTTCCGCCGTGATGGCAGAAGAGTTTCCCAAGCTCCGACTGCTGCCCGTGCTGGAAGGACGTGACGATCCCGAGCGGGCCAGATCGCTTGTCTCCAAGGCGCTGTCCGAAAACAAGGACATTATCGGCATCTACAGCCTCGGCGCCGGCAACCGTGGTCTGATAGCGGCCTTGAAAGCCGTACGGCCCGAGCGTGAGTTGACCGTGGTCGTGCACGAGTTGACGCGGCATACGCGGGCGGCGCTGTTGGACGGCACGATCGACGCCGTCCTCAATCAGGATGCCGGCCATGAGGTCCGCAGCGCCATCCGCGTCATGAAGGCGACCGCCGACGGCCAGGCCGTGATTGCCGATCAGGAGCGCATACGGCTCGACATTTTCTTGAAAGATAATCTGCCCTGA